tgaatgaatgaaacgaaagcaatCTAATAATGGTTTTAAACGCAACTATAGTACGGAACCTATGTATCAGCGCATCGCTTCTTAATATAAATGAGAAtctttatttatcatttttacacttttcttaTCGCCGGAGTGTATTTTTGCGTTACCAAATTGCATGCAGAAGCGCAACAAAGGAATGGTGCGGTCCATTTTAACCGTGATTTAGATTTACCAACTCGTGAATTCATCAATCGCTTTACAAGTAGGCAGTAGTGTAACTGATAGCGATCATATCTATACACATCCACTGTGATTCAAATTGGTATATTATGATGTGGAAAATGGCATAATTTATTAGTTGTTCATCTTCATAACCCAATTAGTGCCATGTActcttaacatttatgtataagtTAGAAAGTGTTTGGTATATCGGGATAAAGTAGATGATTCGCTCAACGctttttgcatgttttgcaAGCATAACCTGCATAgcataaatgaaaaatgatcttTGATCAGCCGTATATGTCCAATAATACTGATATTCTTattgaataatgttttttgtgtgatcGTAAACagaaatatgcaaataataaaataaattcaaacttACATCATTCTTTCAAGACATCTGGTTTCAGaaaagaaatattattttctccGAAtattcttcttatttggcgtTACGACCGCTGTGCGatcttagcctgcaccagagacaatgtaaATATCTCTGGTGCTATTCGCAACAGTTCATTTTTACGGGTGGAGtttgttagccccgcgccaacccctgtcacgccggtatcgggaatcgaaaccatggccggctgcgtgacaaccggccccgggattcgaacccaggccagctgcgtgacagcgaagagcgttactgactgctctatcagcgggcaTCAGCGTTGTctatatataaaaaaaaaaaaactgaatattcttttaataattacatatttttcaatacatTTCCATACATTACATTCATTACAATTTACAATTTGCATACATACGCTATTCAGCGACGTACGacttttgcattttatttaaattttaaaagttTCCACCAGTCGTAATTAAGCACTATAATGCGGTGTGATTGTCGCCGTTGTTTAGCGCTTAATGACTAGCATAGCTATACTCTTGTGTCGTGATATATTTTTGTTACGTACGGAGGATCTATCGTGCGAAGCAACGTAGGTCTCAGTGTTCTCACGTACTTCCACAGATTCCAGCTTCTATGTTGAAACACCGGAGACCGTTTCAACAGCTGTGATGATGCATATGatacaattatttttattgttctcTAATTGTTAGATAAAAGAAGATATCAGACGAGCCACACTTTAGTCACACAGTATCGTCGTGTTTTTCGCTATTTGTGCTTGTCGCTAACGATTCCTTTGCCTTAGCTCCTTTTCGTAAGGGCACCACATCGAGCAGCGTTTGCAACCAAGCCCGGCCTTGGTGAATGCTAAGCAGTATCTCAAATACTTGGTTAATAGTCAGTATTGTTCGTGTTTTAAAATCGAGATACTCAACTAACGGTAACCGTGCATGGCGTATTCCGTAACTTTCGGCCAATCTGTGACAATGTCCCTTGTATTGATTATGATCAACCAGTCCTCCGATCACGTACACGTGGTCTGCTTCAATGCCCTCCAGCACATTATCCGACTCACTGGTCAAGTAGATCAGCTTCTCGCGTGGAAAAATGTCAAGAAAGTGCTGGCTGTTAATTCGAACATCCCAGTGGTTGTAGCCATCGTAACGATCGAGATGCTTTTTCACTGCTCCATCCTCAACTATGCCGGTAAAATAGAGCGGAATAGGGTTTTCAGCCCTTCGGTTTAACGTGTATATGCGCAGCAGCTGCTTTACACACTTGGCTACATCTTTCTCGATCATTAAGCCATCGAAACTAAGATCAACGGCCACTTCGCAGGTAGCCTTGCTATAGTCGATCTGCCTCAGCTTCAACTCTTTTCGACTTGGACCGCTTCGCACGGGAAGCCCCCGTGCAATAGCTTCCACCTTTTTTATCTTatgtttttccctttctttcaaccgtttttgctttttcttttcctcccaGGTGACtaatttcaacattttttttcgctgccgtTTGGACAAACTGGAAGAGTCATCAGGTGTTTCGCATACATGTTGCTGTACTTCATTGTTTGCGTCCAGGCCATCCACGACCGCTGACTCTGCTACGCTGTTCCCACTCATTTGAATCGGAAATTTCCCCAAGTGGTCTGTTAAGTTAACTCTGAAATAAGCACAAATCAAAACAGACTTTTTGTAGCAGTATTCAAAATGGTAAGTCATTTTTCTTTAGCCTTCTAGGAACGGACTGGGCCacattgtaataaaaatagacaaataaaaataaataaataaataaataaacatcaaaaTGCTCCGCGGACATTCATTCCAGATCCTCGCCAGTTGGATGTTGTTTGCCGAACTATGTGAAATAGACTATTCTCTGCAGCAATAACACAGCGAATGCACAAGATGATCGCAGAAACCAGTGTGGTGATCAACGCTTGGCGCAGATGCAAAACGTGGTCATGcatgttgttttcctttcctttcatCACACATGTCACATTCAACGATGCCCATGTTCGTTCCTGCATATTCGGAACAGCTGGTGTGacttgaaatgaaacatcgaGTCATATTGGCCTATTCGCCAGTGGTGCATCGAATTCGTTCTTCTTACTTGGTGTTTTTCAACGGGTTACCTTGATGAACTACAAAACCACGAGTAAAAGACCTTGCCGAAGCTAACCCACCGTCGTTACGAACACATTTTTACTAGAAACCCTAGCAGATTGCCAAGTGAAAATGCTAATAGTTTGAATGTATTGGTGAGTTGGCTGATAAACATTGACTGCTTACAGACGAGAGAAAAACGATCATTTTCCTGCAGTCTGTCAAAACTAGTAAATTGTTTATACTGCAGCGATTTGCTTTTGTGGGACTGAAAAAACAAGGCCACGACAGTCGTGGCCGCTTAGTTCGTTATGAATCCATTCAAAACATTAACTACCTTCGCTGTTTTAGTATCAACTTTATATTCTATCTCTATATCCCATATTCATCACATCTAGAGAAGGCATtatgtatgttttatttttgtttttggtgaaTCTTTAAACGACGGGTCAGAATCGCTACGCCTTGTAAAAGGGCAGTATTTTCTGGCATCTCCACCGTATTTCTTGTGATTCATGTAAAGGCATCGCAACGCTTAACCTAATCTGTTTGCATTGTAGccagtttgtttttctgtgttttctaTCATTGAACCACCATGCATAGACTACGAGACCAATGTCATCACTGTCAACGTTTTTCTTACGCCATCAGTCCATCTCTTGGTTTCGAGGGGAGGGATTTTTGTATCGATATTTGAGACTTCCGACGCCTTTGTCAATTCGGTTTttataaaacattgtttactGCCTCTTCGATAAACTAAGGTTCCTTTCGCTGCGCGGATTAGGAACCCTTGCAGGTATGTACAATGCCGGCCTACTACTAACACACCCTTTACAGATAGCCCGCGTCGCGTCTGTCGTGTTTAGTTCGtgtatttattatttcacttGTGCTTGTGGCTCTCGTGTCTAGTGCGCTACCATTAATCAGATTTAAAATTTACGCATTAGTCATACTTGAGTATAATGCTTGCAGAACCAGGCTTACCATATTCGATTGCGCTTGTTGAAAAAACCTAACTCCAAGCATCCTTTTATTGTGGTTTAGCTCCCACGTGAAATGGCGTCCGGCTCGACCTTGCAGAAAGCTATAGATATTGTGACCAAAGCTACGGAAGAGgatagaaataaaaattatgatGAAGCCCTCCGGTTGTACGAGCACGGCGTTGAGTACTTTCTCCATGCAATCAAATGTAAGTGACACAGGAACTATGTCGTTTATTGGTCCAATTACTCTGCagttaatttttgttgttggttttttcaaAGACCCTGTACTGAATCTAGCTCCCTCGGTGTGGTTTTCATTGCCTGTTGCTTCCGTATTTTCAGATGAAGCACAGGGTGACAAAGCGAAGGACTCGATACGAGCTAAATGCTTCCAGTACCTTGACCGGGCGGAAAAGTTAAAGGCGTATTTGAAAAAGGGCAAGAAGAAACCGGTTAAGGATGGCGACGGACCGGCCGCAAAGGAAGACAAGAAGAACGACAGCTCCGACTCGGATTCAGATGATCCGGAGAAAAAGAATCTTCAGAGTAAGCTTGAAGGTTCAATCGTTATCGAGAAGCCGAATGTGAAGTGGTCTGACGTAGCGGGTCTCGAGGGAGCTAAAACAGCCCTCAAAGAGGCGGTTATTTTGCCCATTAAATTTCCACACATGTTTACGGGAAAACGCATGCCCTGGAAGGGAATACTGTTGTTTGGGGTGAGCCAACAGAGAAATCTATCTCGAACGAATAATTTAACCGTTTATAATTGTTTCCCTTACCGTCATTTCTGCTTAGCCTCCCGGAACGGGAAAATCGTACTTAGCGAAAGCGGTCGCAACTGAAGCAAACAACTCGACTTTCTTCTCCGTCTCGAGCTCCGATTTGGTCTCGAAGTGGCTCGGTGAATCTGAAAAGCTTGTGAAAAACCTTTTTGAGCTCGCCCGCAGCCACAAACCGagcatcatcttcatcgacgAAGTAGACTCACTCTGCTCCGCTAGGTCGGACAACGAGAGTGAAAGCGCACGACGCATTAAGACAgaatttttggtgcaaatgCAGGGCGTTGGCAGCGACAATGAGGGCATCCTGGTGCTAGGAGCAACCAACACACCTTGGATTCTCGATTCCGCCATACGTCGTCGATTCGAGAAACGCATTTACATCCCGTTGCCGGACGAGAATGCTCGCCTCGTGATGTTTAAGATACATCTTGGCAGCACGGCCCACACACTGACGGAAGAAAACTTACGTACATTAGCAGCCAAAACGGAAGGATTCTCCGGTTCGGACATTTCGATTGTTGTGCGGGAGGCACTTTTTCAACCGGTCCGGAAGGTACAGACAGCAACGCATTTCAAGCAGATTACAGGTCCATCGCCAGTGgacaagaaaacaatttgcaatGATTTGTTAGTACCGTGCAGCCCTGGCGATCCAGGCGCGATCGAGATGACGTGGATTGATGTACCAGGTGACAAGCTGTATGAGCCACCTGTAACGATGGTAAGTTAGCCAGATAACATAAACTCCAACAATATAAACTCTAACACGGTAAACATTTGTTCGTAGACCGATATGCTGAAATCTCTGGCTAGCACGAAACCGACTGTTAACGAGGACGACATGAAAAAGCTTGATAAATTCACCGAAGATTTTGGTCAAGAAGGCTAATATAGCTGAGTTCTTTCAATGAATTGCAATGCAATTGATGCCCCCTTTCTTCCTTTCCATACACAATCGACCCATCActccaacagaaaaaaactaaTATCTACTATTACCGACTACACAAGAGAGGCATAAACAGGAATTTATGCCAAGCATTGGAAAGTAATACCCTGTATATAGGAGTGAAATACATACTCTGTTATTTTCTGTCAACAACTttctgtcctttttttggtgcaaCTTTCTGTCCTGTTGTTGAGAATTTGTTGCGAAAAAATAATACATATTTAATACAATACACAACAATACGCATGCAAATATAATAAGTGTTTGCAACCTACTTCATGTAGAAGGAAGGTAGAGTAGGAAAAAACCATTTTCGGGTTCCTCAACTTTAAAGTCGGCAAGGAGCCGGTGCACCGTGTTAACGTTTAACGCTCGAAGTGTCACCAAGTCAGGAACTGACGGGGACCTACAGAGACATAGACTCAGATCTCTTCCTGGTTGATACAGTGATTTCACATAAAATAACACGCCCACGTACAACGCACGAGAATGACACGCACGCTGATGACACGGAAATGTTAGGTCTAAGGTTGTCCGGTGTAACTCAAGCTTACATAAGGATTGAGCAAACCGTGGACAAAATTGGTCTTCGAGTCGAGAAGGACACCAAACTCGTGGTTCCCATCTCTTCCATTGAAACCGACTATTTGTTTGTACACCGTAGACGGATGATCCACGAACGGACGAACCGGGTTTGAATTACTTTGCTAGTGCATGACTGTGCTTTTCAGGTCACAACTCagaaaaaatattgttttgagAATGTGACAGCATGTTCAGTAAAACTAGTGCCTGTCGCCAAACAGCTGCAGAGTCCAAGTGATGTCGAAACAAACGATTTGATGCCTTTTAAATAACCAGCTTCGATCAAACTGCTGGAGATATGACATTACAAACCATCCATCATGAAAAAAGTATGCTACAAGAAAAAGAGAACGGTGCTACTGAAATGGCAAGTAGTACATAGATTTAATCTATGATCTACATAGatcaatttcatttcaattcattCGCTAGTTTTCAAATAGCAAGTGACATacttttattttgctttttcacATAAGTATGCTTTTACAGAATACAGAAACAGCAATGATAAAGATTAGGAAGGCCTTTTAGACTCATTCATAATTTCCATTACATTTGCTAACAGAGTGTGCTGCGTAAACCGTTGGTTAATGTACTTGTACTGCCCTACCTTTAGTTTTTGGGTTTATcatgtttgtttgtatgttttctgttttattgtttttgcattttaaacaAACCATGATCTACCCTTGCAAACGTTTATGCCATTAGTTTCATGATGTACGGGAATGCATGCGTAATTGAGTTTGTGTAATGATGCAttttgtatgtgtgtatgtacGAGTATGTAAAGATCTGCATCGTTCGTTTTAATATTAGTTTTTGTTCTGAATtttttagtgttttgttttgttttgttaagcAATGATCCTCCACAGTTTGccttttatattttgtttgtttgctgtttgctctAAAGCCGCCATTACAATAgtgtattttatttatctaCAACATTgttatgtttgatttttccaatcctaatttcattttgctttaattttaattttttataccTCTCCACACACTCTACTTTTCATGCTAATCTCATACCTCCATTTCTCATAACATGATGCTAGTTCGTTCAAATCGTCAATGAGTAGGTGTATTTGGTGTATTTGTTTGGTTATGATCCTTCAACTCGACACGAGTGTTCATCCAACACCGCTTTGATTTATAATTTCCTTTTATATTGCTACTTAACTGCGATACATTCGCCCAACAATAATTAATTCATCTCcgtaaatgttttgttttcgcttaTGGTCGTCACTTCCTCAGCTGCTACAGAAGACGGATATATAAATCGATTACTGCTAGTCGTGCTTCGGATATATGCGAATAGATAATAACAAATGTTCTCTTCGTCCGCACAAAGGCTGAACAAACTCACTACAAAAACGAATAGTTTTTCTAtgggttttttattgttagtAACAAGTAATAGGGGTAGGTAGCATGACGAAGAGGTAAAAGCAATAGAAGCATACGTTATCGTCTTTCTACAGGCGTTCTACAGGGCAAAGATGATAAATAATCATTTTTTCGTTCTGTTAAGTTTTGTAAAAAACGTACAAGTTTTGATAACAATATAAACTGCTGCTTGTTACTGCGGTTATCTATTCCGAATTTCCTTTTGTATTTATATTTGGTAGAGAAAATTGTACCTTCCGTAAAATACGATGTACACATCGAATGTGATGAAACGTAAAAATGCAACTAAGAATAACAGAATAAAATAAGTAGTTTCTCTTGGTTTTTCGATTTCTCGTTATAGAATATGTCAACACCTACAGTTCTATTAGCTTTTTACCCATATTGTTGACTCACGCAGTTTGCATTTCGCTTATAATTCTTGGTGACATATATCTGTGAGTGTGTCTGAGTGTTCTGTGTATGAATTTTTGTGTTATGCTTTCATATTCTATAAGCTTGCGTTGTTTTAAGCTGGGTATCTTGTTTTCTACCAATTCTCAATTGGATGTGTATTTTTCCCTACCTCTGCAAACAAAGCCCTAGCCCACTGTTTGTGTATTtactttgtttactttcctcATTTTTGACTCTATAGATTGATAGTATAATCCGTTTCACGTGAGTGTGTGTCTTGctttacttacttatccggcagCTGTAGCTGTTTAGTGGTCCTGGACTGCAACAGAAATGTTCACCACTGCTCACGGTACAGCGCGTTCACCCGCCAATTCGTTCAACCGATCGTTCTTGCATCGCTATCGCTACAGTCACGCAATTCTAAACGGAGCATACCCACGTTCCCGCTGTCCTTCTGGACGGCCTAAGAGTGTTCGAGATGGTTCTTCGCCTGGTATTCTCGTGACgtgaccagcccaccggagcctggcgatAAATATACGCTGGACGATAGTAAGGTCGTCGTACAGTGTGTATAGTTCgctcctccattgtccctcccCCACGGGGCCAAAAATCAATCTGAACATTTACCTCTGGACAtggctaagagggtttcgtcagttttggacagaATCCATGTTTCAGAAGCCTATGTGCGCACTGGGATTATAAAGGTTATGTATAATCCCAGTTTTGGGCGtctcgacacgagatgtgagcgaaatagtttcgtCAGAATGTAGAATGACCTGTTGACTGCTAGCACTATAGCGCAAAA
This window of the Anopheles cruzii chromosome X, idAnoCruzAS_RS32_06, whole genome shotgun sequence genome carries:
- the LOC128274288 gene encoding tRNA methyltransferase 10 homolog A, coding for MSGNSVAESAVVDGLDANNEVQQHVCETPDDSSSLSKRQRKKMLKLVTWEEKKKQKRLKEREKHKIKKVEAIARGLPVRSGPSRKELKLRQIDYSKATCEVAVDLSFDGLMIEKDVAKCVKQLLRIYTLNRRAENPIPLYFTGIVEDGAVKKHLDRYDGYNHWDVRINSQHFLDIFPREKLIYLTSESDNVLEGIEADHVYVIGGLVDHNQYKGHCHRLAESYGIRHARLPLVEYLDFKTRTILTINQVFEILLSIHQGRAWLQTLLDVVPLRKGAKAKESLATSTNSEKHDDTV
- the LOC128274280 gene encoding vacuolar protein sorting-associated protein 4-like, which gives rise to MASGSTLQKAIDIVTKATEEDRNKNYDEALRLYEHGVEYFLHAIKYEAQGDKAKDSIRAKCFQYLDRAEKLKAYLKKGKKKPVKDGDGPAAKEDKKNDSSDSDSDDPEKKNLQSKLEGSIVIEKPNVKWSDVAGLEGAKTALKEAVILPIKFPHMFTGKRMPWKGILLFGPPGTGKSYLAKAVATEANNSTFFSVSSSDLVSKWLGESEKLVKNLFELARSHKPSIIFIDEVDSLCSARSDNESESARRIKTEFLVQMQGVGSDNEGILVLGATNTPWILDSAIRRRFEKRIYIPLPDENARLVMFKIHLGSTAHTLTEENLRTLAAKTEGFSGSDISIVVREALFQPVRKVQTATHFKQITGPSPVDKKTICNDLLVPCSPGDPGAIEMTWIDVPGDKLYEPPVTMTDMLKSLASTKPTVNEDDMKKLDKFTEDFGQEG